A region of Flavobacterium indicum GPTSA100-9 = DSM 17447 DNA encodes the following proteins:
- a CDS encoding 16S rRNA (uracil(1498)-N(3))-methyltransferase, producing MVKVLRKKEGDNIYITNGLGNLFISEIVFASEKKCEVKIIDINTFEPTPYYIHIAVAPTKMNDRMEWFLEKATEIGIHEITPILCEHSERKVYKIDRAEKIIQSALKQSNQYFLPKINEPVPFSNFVKTAFDGQKFIAHCEETAKRSFKNEIKLNSKILILIGPEGDFSTKEINLAIENKFVPVTLGNTRLRTETAALVACHTVALTNE from the coding sequence ATTGTTAAAGTTTTACGTAAAAAAGAAGGTGATAATATTTACATAACTAATGGTTTAGGTAATTTATTTATATCCGAAATTGTTTTCGCGTCTGAAAAAAAATGTGAGGTTAAGATTATTGATATTAATACATTTGAGCCTACTCCTTATTATATTCATATTGCTGTAGCACCTACTAAAATGAATGATCGAATGGAATGGTTTTTAGAGAAAGCCACAGAAATTGGAATTCATGAAATTACACCCATACTCTGTGAGCATTCCGAGAGGAAAGTATATAAAATTGACAGAGCAGAAAAAATAATTCAATCTGCATTAAAACAATCCAATCAATATTTTTTACCAAAAATAAATGAGCCTGTACCGTTTTCTAATTTTGTAAAAACAGCCTTTGATGGGCAGAAATTTATTGCTCATTGCGAAGAAACAGCTAAAAGATCGTTTAAAAATGAAATTAAACTAAATTCAAAAATTTTAATATTAATTGGCCCAGAAGGAGATTTTAGTACAAAAGAAATTAATTTAGCAATAGAAAATAAGTTTGTTCCTGTTACTTTAGGCAATACTAGATTAAGAACAGAAACAGCTGCTTTAGTTGCCTGTCATACTGTTGCACTAACAAATGAATAA
- a CDS encoding AI-2E family transporter: MRSTEISNAILRTIFILIGIALGLYLIYSISAIIIYVICALLLSFVAQPIADFLQKRLRFKPLLAITTSLTFFVLLSVGILMLFIPLILTQSKKLSLLDVNSLEKNYSLFIINIDNWLLSHNIDYNKYIDIQKISESLNLNFITDIVNSIIGSIGNFGMALFSTFFIAFFFMKDQDLVTKNLKFILPAKQKWRILASLLKIKNMLAKYAIGLVVQLFIVFVLYLIVLLIFKVENAFIIAFLGAILNIVPYVGPIIASIMTAFLTMLSTINQDFNTVIVPTTLYVLIGYIIVQVIDNNISQPMIASKSTNSHPLEIFIVISIAGILMGITGMIIAIPLYTSIKVVLKEFFPKNKLIHILTRSL, translated from the coding sequence ATGAGAAGTACCGAAATATCAAATGCCATATTAAGAACTATTTTTATTCTTATTGGTATAGCACTTGGATTGTATTTGATATATTCAATTTCAGCCATAATAATTTATGTTATTTGTGCTTTGTTACTCAGCTTTGTAGCACAACCTATTGCCGATTTTTTACAAAAACGCTTACGTTTTAAGCCATTATTAGCCATTACAACATCTTTAACATTTTTTGTACTACTTTCAGTTGGAATTTTAATGCTATTTATCCCTTTAATTTTAACTCAAAGCAAGAAATTATCTTTACTAGATGTCAATTCACTTGAAAAAAATTATTCGCTATTCATTATCAATATTGATAATTGGTTATTGTCTCACAATATTGATTACAATAAGTACATTGATATTCAAAAAATATCTGAATCATTAAATTTAAATTTCATTACTGATATTGTTAATTCAATTATTGGATCTATTGGTAATTTTGGAATGGCTTTATTTTCTACTTTTTTTATTGCCTTCTTTTTTATGAAAGACCAAGATCTTGTAACTAAAAATTTAAAGTTCATTTTACCTGCCAAACAAAAATGGCGCATTTTAGCATCGCTTTTAAAAATAAAAAATATGTTGGCTAAATATGCAATTGGTTTAGTAGTACAATTATTCATTGTATTTGTACTTTATTTAATTGTTTTATTAATTTTTAAAGTTGAAAACGCATTTATTATTGCATTTCTTGGAGCTATACTAAATATTGTTCCTTATGTTGGTCCAATTATTGCTTCAATAATGACGGCTTTTTTAACCATGTTAAGCACTATTAATCAAGATTTTAATACTGTAATTGTACCAACTACATTGTATGTTTTAATTGGATACATAATTGTTCAAGTTATTGATAACAATATTAGTCAGCCTATGATTGCTTCAAAAAGTACCAATTCACATCCGTTAGAAATTTTTATTGTTATTTCAATTGCTGGAATATTAATGGGAATAACAGGTATGATAATAGCAATTCCACTTTATACTTCAATTAAAGTTGTTCTTAAAGAATTTTTTCCAAAGAATAAGTTGATACATATTCTAACTAGAAGTTTATAA
- a CDS encoding THUMP-like domain-containing protein: MNKEILSQEIQEFITVSLDTNIAKLALSKNPFPNVEWKEIINQIVSKNKSKNKLPTWFNCENIYYPQSISIEQTSSEQTAKYKSDLITGTSIIDLTGGFGVDCYYFSKSFHQVTHCELNEELSKIVDYNFKRLNITNILCVSKNSTDFLNENNTFYDYIYIDPSRRSNSKGKVFLLKDCLPNVPENLEFYFTKTNHILIKTAPILDISAGINELSHIKSIHIIALENEVKELLWVLDKNYAASIEIKAVNIQKEKTDIQTFEIGKTNEAQFSLPKKYIYEPNAAILKSGCVDDLCNQLHLEKLQQHSHLFTSNELVEFPGRRFKIEEILPFQKAEIKKHLQGKKMNITIRNFPLTVEEIRKKYKILDGGSIYSFFTTNRNEEKIVLICTKL, from the coding sequence ATGAATAAAGAAATATTGTCACAAGAAATTCAGGAGTTTATTACTGTTTCTTTAGATACTAATATAGCGAAACTTGCCTTGTCAAAAAATCCATTTCCAAATGTAGAATGGAAAGAAATAATAAATCAAATTGTTTCAAAAAATAAATCTAAAAATAAATTACCAACTTGGTTCAATTGTGAAAACATCTATTATCCTCAAAGTATTTCTATTGAACAAACGTCTTCTGAACAAACCGCAAAATATAAATCTGATTTAATTACAGGTACTTCTATTATTGATTTAACAGGAGGATTTGGAGTAGATTGCTATTATTTTTCAAAATCATTCCATCAAGTTACACATTGTGAACTAAATGAAGAACTATCCAAAATTGTAGATTATAATTTTAAACGTTTAAATATTACAAACATTTTATGCGTATCCAAAAATAGTACTGATTTTTTAAACGAAAACAATACGTTTTATGATTACATATATATTGATCCAAGTAGGAGAAGCAACAGTAAAGGAAAAGTTTTTTTATTAAAAGATTGTTTGCCTAATGTACCTGAAAACTTAGAATTTTACTTTACTAAGACAAATCACATTCTTATTAAAACAGCTCCTATTCTTGACATTTCGGCCGGTATCAATGAATTATCGCATATTAAATCCATACACATAATAGCATTAGAAAATGAAGTAAAAGAACTCCTTTGGGTACTTGATAAAAATTATGCAGCCTCAATAGAGATAAAAGCTGTAAATATTCAAAAAGAAAAAACAGATATTCAAACATTTGAAATAGGAAAAACTAATGAAGCTCAATTTTCGTTACCTAAAAAATATATTTATGAACCAAATGCAGCTATTTTAAAATCAGGATGTGTCGATGATTTATGCAACCAATTGCATTTGGAAAAATTACAACAACATTCGCACTTATTTACAAGTAACGAATTAGTAGAATTCCCTGGTAGAAGATTTAAAATTGAAGAAATTTTACCTTTCCAAAAAGCAGAAATTAAAAAACACCTACAAGGTAAAAAAATGAATATTACAATACGAAATTTTCCTTTGACTGTTGAAGAAATCAGAAAGAAATATAAAATTTTAGATGGTGGTTCTATTTATTCCTTTTTTACAACTAATAGAAATGAAGAAAAAATTGTTTTAATTTGCACAAAACTTTAA
- a CDS encoding zinc metalloprotease codes for MKKLLMTLAVASLLISCNKEDSTSVNESSNQTASLAGHRGCYSHEHLEEQLKADPTLAQRMNDIEVHTAKTAAAIETGRIVNGVLEIPVVVNVLYRTTAENISQAQIQSQIDVLNKDFNAQNSDYNTANNPYSSVRANVGIRFVLDAVYRKSTTKTSWGTNDAMKKSTQGGLNPTSPTTKLNLWVCTIGGGILGYAQFPGGSSATDGVVIDSKYFGTTGTATYPFNLGRTATHEVGHWMNLRHIWGDATCGSDLVSDTPVHNAANYGVPAVGHRSTCTGTPLEMYMNYMDYTDDRGMYMFSNGQKSRMLAIFQVGGSRASFR; via the coding sequence ATGAAAAAATTATTAATGACACTTGCTGTTGCAAGTTTGTTGATTTCTTGTAACAAAGAGGATTCAACTTCAGTTAATGAAAGTTCTAATCAAACAGCTTCATTAGCTGGACACAGAGGTTGTTATTCACATGAACATTTAGAAGAGCAACTAAAAGCTGATCCAACTTTAGCACAAAGAATGAACGACATTGAAGTTCACACTGCTAAGACGGCTGCAGCTATTGAAACTGGAAGAATTGTAAATGGAGTTTTAGAAATTCCAGTAGTTGTAAATGTATTATACAGAACTACTGCGGAAAATATTTCTCAAGCTCAAATTCAATCTCAAATTGATGTATTAAATAAAGACTTTAATGCTCAAAACTCTGATTATAACACTGCTAACAACCCTTATTCAAGTGTAAGAGCAAATGTTGGAATTCGTTTTGTTTTAGATGCAGTGTATAGAAAATCAACAACTAAAACTTCATGGGGTACAAATGATGCCATGAAAAAGTCTACTCAAGGAGGTTTAAATCCTACTTCTCCAACTACTAAATTAAACCTTTGGGTTTGTACAATTGGAGGTGGTATTTTAGGATATGCTCAATTCCCAGGTGGATCTTCGGCTACTGACGGTGTGGTTATCGATTCGAAATATTTTGGAACAACAGGTACTGCAACGTATCCATTTAACTTAGGAAGAACAGCTACACATGAAGTTGGACACTGGATGAATTTACGTCACATTTGGGGAGATGCAACTTGTGGATCTGACTTAGTTTCTGATACACCAGTTCACAATGCTGCAAACTACGGTGTTCCTGCTGTAGGTCACAGAAGTACTTGTACTGGTACTCCACTTGAAATGTATATGAACTATATGGACTATACAGATGACAGAGGAATGTACATGTTCTCTAACGGTCAAAAATCAAGAATGTTAGCTATTTTCCAAGTAGGAGGATCAAGAGCATCATTTAGATAA
- the ppk1 gene encoding polyphosphate kinase 1, whose product MNTYIDREKSWLTFNARVLQEAADQSVPLLDRLRFLGIFSNNLDEFFRVRYAAIRRMSHEGVDTKNILGNITAEQLLKDITEIVIEQQSESLRILNDIEKKLEREGIFIINEKQINKEQKTFIKEFFHQKVSPALVTIMLNDLNEFPLIKDTSGYLAVKLVMKPTSNNIISKFLTSKEIRYAIVEIPKTINRFVVLPSSNEKQYIILLDDVIRYNLHSIFNIFEYESISAHMIKITRDAQLEFDSDLSKSFIEKISYSVKERRVGEPVRFVYDQSIDKDTLEFFLTRMKIDSTDSIIPGGRYHNRRDYMDFPNLGRYDLLQKQNVPLTIPGLSLEGSMLKSISEKDYLLHTPYQSFSYVIRFLREAALDPHVQSISITLYRLASNSQIVSSLINAAKNGKKVIVQIELQARFDEASNISYAQQMQEEGIHLIFGVKGLKVHSKLCVVERVENDVVKRYGFISTGNFNENSARIYTDVTLFTSDNRILKDASKVFDFFEVNYRVHRYKHLIVSPHYTRSRFMKLIDREIKNAEEGREAYIKLKMNSLSDYKMIDKLYEASKAGVKIQLVIRGICCLIPGVVGLSENIEAISIVDHYLEHSRIYIFCNDSNPEVFISSADFMTRNIDARVEVSCPIYDEEIKKNLIDSFEINWKANVKARFHSQNFENKYRKRGEEKMFRAQQEMYKYYQNKIEVISEII is encoded by the coding sequence ATGAATACATACATTGATAGAGAGAAAAGTTGGCTAACATTTAATGCCCGAGTATTACAAGAAGCAGCAGATCAATCAGTACCGTTATTAGATAGATTACGTTTTTTAGGTATTTTTTCTAACAATTTAGATGAATTTTTTCGTGTCAGATATGCTGCTATTAGAAGAATGAGTCATGAAGGTGTTGATACAAAAAACATTCTAGGTAATATTACTGCTGAGCAATTACTAAAAGATATAACTGAAATTGTAATTGAACAACAATCAGAAAGTTTACGAATCCTAAATGACATTGAAAAAAAATTAGAAAGAGAAGGAATATTTATAATAAATGAAAAACAAATTAATAAAGAACAGAAAACATTTATTAAAGAGTTTTTTCATCAAAAAGTAAGCCCTGCGTTAGTTACCATCATGTTAAATGACTTAAATGAATTTCCTCTAATAAAGGATACATCGGGTTATTTAGCAGTTAAATTGGTTATGAAGCCTACATCAAACAATATCATATCTAAATTTTTAACATCAAAAGAAATAAGATATGCAATTGTTGAAATTCCAAAAACAATTAATCGATTTGTAGTTTTACCTTCATCAAATGAAAAACAATACATTATACTTTTAGATGATGTAATTCGCTATAATCTGCACAGCATTTTTAATATTTTTGAATACGAAAGTATCTCTGCACATATGATTAAAATTACTAGAGATGCACAATTAGAATTTGATAGTGATTTAAGTAAAAGTTTTATCGAAAAAATTTCATATAGTGTCAAAGAAAGAAGGGTAGGAGAACCGGTTCGTTTTGTTTATGATCAATCTATTGACAAGGATACCTTAGAGTTCTTTTTAACACGAATGAAAATTGATAGTACTGATTCTATAATTCCAGGAGGAAGGTATCATAATCGACGAGATTATATGGATTTCCCAAATCTCGGCAGGTATGATTTACTGCAGAAACAAAATGTTCCGTTAACAATTCCGGGACTAAGTTTAGAAGGAAGTATGTTAAAAAGTATCAGTGAAAAAGATTATCTTTTGCATACTCCATACCAATCTTTTTCCTATGTCATTCGATTTTTAAGAGAGGCAGCACTTGACCCACATGTTCAATCTATTAGTATCACTTTATATCGATTAGCTAGTAATTCACAAATTGTGAGCTCCTTGATTAATGCCGCAAAAAATGGTAAAAAAGTTATTGTTCAAATTGAATTACAAGCCCGATTTGACGAAGCAAGTAACATTTCTTATGCTCAGCAAATGCAAGAAGAAGGCATACATTTGATTTTTGGAGTAAAAGGATTGAAAGTTCATAGTAAACTATGTGTAGTTGAAAGAGTTGAAAATGATGTCGTTAAGAGGTACGGTTTTATTTCAACTGGAAATTTTAATGAAAATTCGGCCCGAATTTATACTGATGTTACTTTGTTTACAAGTGATAATCGAATATTAAAAGATGCTTCAAAAGTTTTTGATTTCTTTGAAGTAAATTACAGGGTTCATCGATACAAACATTTAATAGTTTCTCCGCATTATACTAGAAGTAGATTTATGAAATTAATTGATAGAGAAATTAAAAATGCTGAAGAAGGTAGGGAAGCTTATATTAAACTGAAAATGAATAGTTTATCAGATTATAAAATGATTGATAAATTATATGAAGCAAGTAAAGCCGGTGTAAAAATACAATTGGTGATTCGAGGAATTTGTTGTTTAATTCCTGGTGTTGTAGGTTTAAGTGAAAATATAGAAGCAATAAGTATTGTAGATCATTATTTAGAACATTCACGAATTTATATCTTCTGTAACGATTCAAATCCAGAGGTCTTTATTTCTTCGGCTGATTTTATGACTAGAAATATAGATGCAAGGGTAGAAGTAAGCTGTCCAATTTATGATGAAGAAATTAAAAAGAATTTAATTGATTCATTTGAAATTAATTGGAAAGCAAATGTAAAAGCCAGATTTCATTCTCAAAATTTTGAAAATAAATATAGAAAAAGAGGAGAGGAAAAAATGTTTAGAGCGCAACAAGAAATGTATAAATACTATCAAAATAAAATTGAAGTTATTTCAGAAATTATATAA
- a CDS encoding TrmH family RNA methyltransferase: protein MQLQHNNTNFEKQQFPITVICDGIYFQENIGSVFRLCDAFGVKDIVLSGKNLIFSERKINKTSRSTHKTVPYTIIYDKEKLISFIKSNFEQILGIEITNNSIPLNKFEFDSSKKTALIIGSEVVGISDELLNCCQNTIHIPMHGINSSMNVTHALSIVLYTFTQKF from the coding sequence ATGCAATTACAGCACAACAATACCAACTTTGAAAAACAACAATTTCCTATAACTGTAATTTGTGATGGAATTTATTTTCAAGAAAATATAGGTTCTGTGTTTCGTTTGTGCGATGCATTTGGAGTAAAAGACATTGTGCTATCAGGTAAAAATTTAATATTTTCAGAACGTAAAATAAATAAAACTTCTAGGAGTACACATAAAACTGTTCCTTACACTATAATTTATGATAAAGAAAAATTAATTTCTTTTATCAAATCAAATTTCGAACAGATACTTGGAATCGAGATAACAAACAACAGTATACCGTTAAACAAATTTGAATTTGACTCTTCTAAAAAAACAGCTCTAATAATTGGTAGTGAAGTAGTTGGTATTTCAGATGAGCTATTAAATTGTTGTCAAAATACTATTCATATTCCAATGCACGGAATCAATAGCAGCATGAATGTCACCCATGCCCTTTCAATTGTTTTATACACATTTACGCAGAAATTTTAG
- the tsaD gene encoding tRNA (adenosine(37)-N6)-threonylcarbamoyltransferase complex transferase subunit TsaD, with translation MTESKKIYTLAIESSCDDTSAAVLCNDKVLSNIVARQSVHEEYGGVVPELASRAHQQNIVPVVDVALKKAGITKDDLHCIAFTQGPGLMGSLLVGGSFAKSLSQGLQIPLIAVNHMKAHILAHFIQEEGFEKPKFPFLAMTISGGHTQIVKVTSFFNMEIIGETTDDAVGEAFDKSAKILGLPYPGGPLIDKYAQEGNPKTYSFTKPKVDGLNFSFSGLKTQILYFIQKNTALNPNFVEENKADICASIQYTIIEILMDKIKIAVKETGINQVAIGGGVSANSGIRTTLKEAEKKYGWKTFIPKFEYTTDNAAMIGIVGYYNFLENNFSDTSVVSKARIEF, from the coding sequence ATGACAGAAAGTAAAAAAATATACACTTTAGCGATTGAAAGTTCGTGTGACGATACTTCAGCTGCAGTACTATGCAATGATAAAGTACTATCAAATATAGTAGCAAGACAAAGTGTACACGAGGAATATGGCGGAGTTGTTCCTGAATTAGCTTCAAGAGCGCATCAACAAAATATTGTACCAGTAGTAGATGTAGCGCTAAAAAAAGCAGGAATTACAAAAGACGATTTACATTGCATTGCTTTTACTCAAGGACCTGGGTTAATGGGCTCGCTCCTTGTTGGGGGAAGTTTTGCTAAATCGTTGAGTCAAGGTCTTCAAATTCCATTAATTGCTGTAAATCACATGAAAGCTCATATACTTGCGCATTTTATACAGGAAGAAGGCTTTGAAAAACCTAAATTTCCTTTTTTAGCAATGACTATATCGGGAGGCCATACACAAATTGTAAAAGTAACTAGTTTTTTTAACATGGAAATTATTGGTGAAACTACTGATGATGCCGTTGGTGAAGCTTTTGATAAAAGTGCTAAAATATTAGGTCTACCCTATCCAGGTGGCCCATTAATAGATAAATATGCTCAGGAAGGAAATCCCAAAACCTATTCATTTACCAAACCTAAAGTAGACGGTTTGAATTTTAGTTTTAGTGGATTAAAAACACAAATTTTATATTTTATTCAAAAAAATACAGCCTTAAACCCCAACTTTGTAGAAGAAAATAAGGCAGATATTTGTGCTTCAATTCAGTATACAATTATTGAAATTTTGATGGACAAAATAAAAATAGCTGTAAAAGAAACTGGAATCAATCAAGTTGCTATTGGCGGAGGAGTTTCTGCAAATTCAGGAATAAGAACAACTTTAAAAGAAGCTGAAAAAAAATATGGTTGGAAAACATTTATCCCTAAATTTGAATATACAACAGATAATGCTGCTATGATTGGAATTGTAGGCTATTACAATTTTTTAGAAAATAATTTTAGTGATACAAGTGTTGTTTCTAAAGCCAGAATAGAATTTTAA
- a CDS encoding Ppx/GppA phosphatase family protein: MIQIKKYAAIDIGSNAMRLLITNIVEQKDKEAQFNKSALIRVPIRLGQDAFTVGEISEENIERMVDAMKAFKLLMKVYKVEKYMACATSAMREAYNGKEVVEIIKKKADIKIDIIDGKKEAAIIASSDLHQFIKTNENYLYVDVGGGSTEFSLFSNGKMVVSKSFKNGTVRLLNNMVNDIVWQEIEKWIKLNTEGIENIILIGSGGNINKTFKLSGKAQEKPLSYKYLKSQFDYLNALTYEQRIAELGLNTDRADVIIPALTIYLRAMRWSGAKNIYVPKIGLSDGIVKAMYYNTI; the protein is encoded by the coding sequence ATGATTCAAATTAAAAAATATGCAGCAATTGATATTGGTTCTAATGCCATGCGATTGCTCATAACAAATATTGTAGAACAAAAAGATAAAGAAGCTCAATTTAATAAAAGTGCTTTGATAAGAGTACCTATTCGCTTAGGACAAGATGCCTTTACAGTGGGTGAAATTTCGGAAGAAAACATTGAAAGAATGGTCGATGCTATGAAAGCTTTTAAACTATTAATGAAAGTTTACAAAGTTGAAAAATATATGGCATGTGCTACTTCTGCTATGCGAGAAGCCTACAACGGTAAAGAAGTTGTAGAAATTATTAAGAAAAAAGCAGATATAAAAATTGATATTATCGATGGGAAGAAAGAAGCTGCCATTATCGCATCATCCGATTTGCATCAATTTATTAAAACAAATGAGAATTATCTTTATGTAGATGTAGGTGGTGGAAGCACAGAATTTTCTCTTTTCTCAAATGGTAAAATGGTTGTTTCCAAATCTTTTAAAAATGGAACCGTTCGTTTGTTAAATAATATGGTAAATGATATTGTTTGGCAAGAAATTGAGAAATGGATAAAATTAAATACAGAAGGAATTGAAAATATTATATTAATTGGTTCCGGAGGAAATATCAATAAAACGTTTAAATTATCAGGTAAAGCACAAGAGAAGCCACTTTCTTACAAATACTTAAAAAGTCAGTTTGACTATTTAAACGCACTTACCTACGAGCAACGAATAGCTGAATTAGGTTTAAATACCGATCGTGCAGATGTTATTATTCCAGCACTTACAATTTATCTTAGAGCTATGAGATGGAGTGGTGCTAAAAATATTTACGTTCCTAAGATTGGTTTGTCAGATGGTATTGTCAAAGCAATGTATTATAATACAATTTAA
- a CDS encoding DUF4159 domain-containing protein, which translates to MKKITLFALLLCLNLNYAQEIALLKYNGGGDWYANPTSLPNLVKFCNQNINTKLNPKIATVEPGSAELFLYPFVHMTGHGNVIFSANDIQNLRNYLTSGGFLHIDDNYGMDTYIRKEIKKLFPENPLTEIPKSHPIFQGPYPFTNGLPKIHEHDNKQPQAFGIFIEGRLALLYTYECDLGDGWENQEVHNDPISVREKALKMGANIINYVFKN; encoded by the coding sequence ATGAAAAAGATTACTTTATTTGCATTGCTATTGTGTTTGAATTTAAATTATGCACAAGAAATAGCATTATTAAAATATAATGGAGGAGGTGATTGGTATGCTAACCCTACCTCTCTTCCTAATTTGGTTAAGTTTTGCAATCAAAATATTAACACTAAACTGAATCCTAAAATTGCTACTGTTGAACCAGGAAGTGCCGAACTATTTTTATATCCTTTTGTACATATGACAGGACATGGAAATGTAATTTTTAGTGCAAATGATATTCAAAACTTAAGAAACTATCTTACTTCTGGTGGTTTTTTACATATTGATGATAATTATGGAATGGATACATACATTAGGAAAGAAATTAAAAAATTATTTCCAGAAAACCCGTTGACTGAAATTCCGAAATCACACCCAATATTTCAAGGTCCTTATCCATTTACAAATGGATTACCTAAAATCCATGAACATGACAACAAACAACCGCAAGCCTTTGGAATATTTATAGAAGGAAGATTAGCATTATTATATACTTATGAATGTGATTTAGGTGATGGTTGGGAAAACCAAGAAGTTCATAACGATCCGATTTCTGTTAGAGAAAAAGCTTTAAAAATGGGTGCAAATATTATTAATTACGTATTCAAAAACTAA